Sequence from the Zeugodacus cucurbitae isolate PBARC_wt_2022May chromosome 5, idZeuCucr1.2, whole genome shotgun sequence genome:
atattatacATTcacatgaatgtatgtatgtacaatagtTGAACTTATAGCTCAAtcgcttactatatatattttagggctttttatttaaactattaaACTTCACCTTAAATCGATTTCTACTCATAATCTTCAATGACTGTACAATTACTTAAAGCCTCAGCGTAGTAAGCGATTGAGTCTTAAATGCAGTATATATCAATGATGTTGGGGCTGTCCACGCGTGATTTTTAgggattattaatttttttaatttattattttgctaacctctcaaaaatatatgaaaatgccatcaaagttttcgaaaattatgaCAGCCTTCAACACCTATTGATATTAAGTAGATACGAGTATTCATTAATTTGTATGTCATGTTTCGAAAACTTTGATGTTATATGGCTTGTTCTAATGCCTTGTCTgcctttattgttttttgtattttataggtACATTTTTACAATTGTCAGCTATCTTATTGGAGTTTTCATTTTTGCAACCATTGTCGGTCAAGTTGGAAATGTGATAACAAATCGTAATGCAAACCGCCTGGAATTCGAACGCTTGCTAGATGGAGCCAAGACTTACATGCGTCATCATAAGGTTGGTAaatctaatatatttaaattagtatGTAACGAAGCATATTTAAACAGGTCACGAAATGGTCAGTAAAGGTTAAGTTCTGTTGTTACCGTACATTTTAAACCCTTATATTTTGTAGGGCTCAAAATCTATCTAACTAACACAAACCACTGCACTCTTTAAATTAGTAGGAAGATATATCTAATCGGATTGTACTGTCTCGTACTATGGTTTTAGCTGTCTTCGTGTAATTTACTTAAAAAGCGGTTCGGCAATCAGCCTATTTTCGAGAGTTTTGATGATACACACAACCATTACCGTACGCTCGCTCGATGTCCAGAAAGacatatattttgttctttATGAATTTCTGGGTTTCAGGGCCACCTCTGTATTAATTTTGATTCATATGCAGAGGTTTCAGGTTCAGTGCCTTTGTTCTTAAAGGTTTTGGCCAATGAATAGTTCTTCTTCCCCATCTTGGATATGAAAATTACTCTCGAGGTCCTCCAAGAAAGTGGAATGTAAGCCAGTACGATTCTCTCTATCATAAGGTTTACTAGACACCGTAGTAGGGAAAGCCTACAATGTTGTAATAACACTGTGAAGATTCAACCTGCCGCGTACGGCCTTGAGTTTCCTAATAGTTCCTATGGGCTAGTTGACCGTAGGTACTGTGAACATCGACATCGCGACCGCACAGTCGGAGTGGTGCGGGTTATATAAACCAGGAGTAATGGTTGAACTTTCCGTTTGTTTCCATCTGCACTAATTGTATAGAACCCGTCCTAAAGTTTGATTGTCCTAAACTAGGTTTTGATTAGCCCTACAGTCACATAGTTCGTACTGGAAAGATTAATCGGAAATTCATTTCTTAGAGTGTTATCTATGCCTAGCTCTAGTTATAAAGgttagttatatttatatatattttaccaaTAATGAATTTTAGACTTACCTATTGCGTTGATGTCCAGATTATCTGATGTGAACCTGTTGCGATTATCGCTGATGTCGTTATCTCATGATGCAGGTTTTATGTGAGCCTGAAATTTGGAGTCCATCATACAATTGAAGGATTAGATTCCAATTCAATCTCCACCTCTGCTCTTTTTAATCCTTGAGAGGCAGTAAAGCTATCCGAATACCTTCGCATCCAAACTTTTCGTCTATGTCGGGATTTGCCTCCATCTTTAGGAGTTTGGCTGCTGCTACTCTTTCCCGGCTGATCTTGAAAACTGACCTTTTATGTATTTTGACACTCtagagcaaaaataatattaaatttattatttcaactagcagacccagccacacgtttttgtggtatactttaaattagtaaatctttcaatgcatagaaaaaattcttacgcataaagacgaaaacgttatagccgacacattttaaaatgattgatagacattattgtagatctgtgttaagcgtaaatcatcataatttgtaaaactttgattttttaatcgtatattggaaaaagtaacaaattaccttcttcacagccagtcttgttcttttgcaaagtttgatgttgatttatgttacgcagcatgatgaaaactcacactacttttaattgcaagtgagtggggatagtccagcaattttaaatagtcggtgggataatttaatatgtcatcctggtttgtagctgtgtcaactctcctttaacgaaattctaaatccttgtttttttaccaccaatataggtcatccAATCAGCCATttctgtttattatattatggtttcatgtcaggaaaaacacgatgataagctcctctttcgaggccatcaagtgacagaaacccgttaaaaatgttattaatccatccaggtgtcaactgcgttgctaccattttcaactatttctacaatcacaGTATGATATTATTGGAAAAACaatcgtatgttatttgttaagtggagattctttatgtgtcgccacaaattagatgactttaggaatgtgattagttcgtcagcaacagttgatccaggaatagtctggcgaaaatcacatgccaacagaatcatggctttaccaaaaatattttcgttgtcgcgaaaatcttttaaagtcctgtgcagtacctccagcgacttgaatatctggaaaatcttctttatagctcttttttttggccattttgcagactggtgtttcgttcatttgcaatttaggagtaatttcaaggccgattTGCcgttataactgggcgttgaaaatgagagaaatcggttcaggaattacctcaaccctcatgtactatatgtgCTGATATTCGTTAatttattggactttatttcaaattgtgtgtaataaaattacatcaataaattgcgagagtataaaatgttcggttgcctttccctacttgttacaaattgttttgggctatcgacacagccttatacaattgaacaatgataaaaatattttaacaaagcaacaatgacaactatcaaaatattattattttttgttttgtcttgtttttttttataattttgttgtaaattcaaataaaatcatcttcttgttatcttcctcacaatttttcgatatatacttactttctaatccttccccggccttccataaatatttcaaaactaaaattagccggatcggtttggcccttcttgacttttttcgagactaacgacacaaattttttgtatgggtgattagaaaattgtggatttaagactttttcaggcaatttttctagtTTTCCttcgtaagaaccatcccggtacctctaaaaacattctaaacagagaatttgcgaaatcggttcagcggttctcgagttatacgcttagcaacacatttagcgattcatttttatattatagagatAATGATAATTTTTCTGTCTTAAGATTTTTGTAGTTATCAGAATAGGCCTTACTATAAATTGATAATAATTatgattataataatttagGTTCCAGGGGGAATGAAAAGACGTGTACTCCGGTGGTACGACTACAGTTGGTCTAGAGGACGTATACAAGGAGGAGGTGATATTAACACAGCATTGGGCTTATTACCAGACAAGCTGAAAACAGAACTAGCGTTACATGTTAACTTGAGTGTCTTAAAAAAAGTCACTATATTTCAAGAGTGTCAACCAGAATTTTTACACGATttggtgttgaaaatgaaagcatatatatttacaccaGGTGACTCAATTTGCCGTAAAGGTGAGGTAGCCAGAGAAATGTTCATAATAGCTGATGGCATACTCGAAGTGCTCAGTGAAACCGGTAAAGTGCTTACAACCATGAAGGCTGGCGACTTTTTTGGTGAAATCGGAATTCTAAACCTGGATGGCCTTAATAAGTTTGtgatatattaaaaacatacattatttcgaataaaataattatttttttattttattttagacgTACGGCTGATGTACGCTCAGTTGGTTACTCTGAATTGTTTTCATTGTCTAGAGAAGATGTACTGGCCGCTATGAAAGACTACCCCGAAGCACAAGAAATTTTGCAAACTCTTGGACGAAAGCGGCTTATGGAAGTCCGTTGTGTAAATAAGAAGTacgcaaaaacacaaaataataatgagCAATCGGATCATCCACGTGTATATAGCAATATTAATCGAAGCGACAGTAGCGAAAATAGTGCCTCAAAAAAAATCGTGTACAAATTAAGAAACGATGTAAAAGGAATACGAAGCATGCTTAAAAAGACAAGGTGATTTTCCGTACTGGGGTATAACactatacctatgtatgtattccATTTTTACTATTACATACTACGTTTATGTTTCATTTCTACACGGTTATATTCTACATGGACAAAGCCtataaacataaacacaaatactCTACTTGAGGTGAATTCTGAATGGAATTAATCCGAGGCTGccacgaaaatttttttaatttttttaaatttgttttcaaaacactaCACTAATCCACTGAAATTTTAGAGTacacttatattatatatatttttgattcaaGTTCTTCACATTGACTTTTATGACACCCGAGTTAACAAGTCTCcatacgtaaagaaaatgtgtaaatgtgttctgcatcgaaaactttcagagctgggacactttcgtccattcgaacaacatgacctagccagcgtagccgctgtctttttattcgctggactatgtctatgtcgtcgaataacacatacatccCATCATTCcaccgtctgcggtattcgccgttgccaatgttcagaggaccataaatcttccgcaaaacctttctctcgaaaactcctagtgccgtctcatcgaatgttgacaccgtccacgcttctgcatcataaagtaggacgggaatgatgagggacttgtagagtttagtttttgttcttcgagaacaaaacctactcagtccatagtagcacctgttggcaagagtgattctgcgttggatttcaacgctgacattattatcggtgttgatgctggtgcctaggtatacgaaattatctacaacttcagtgttatgactgtcaacagtgacgtgggagccaagacgcgaatgcgctaacTGTttctttgatgacaggagatatttcgtcttgtcctcgttcacctccagacccattcgcttcgcttccatatccaggcgggaaaaagcagaactaactgcACGGgtattgtttccaatgatatcaatatcatcggcgtacttcagtagctgtacactcttataaaaaattgtaccttctctgtttagctctgcggctcgaactattttttccagcatcaggttaaagaagccACActatagcgagtcaccttgtctgaaacctcgttcttcaaacgggtaattgttattataaattcttcacGGTCGGACAATGGaatatctgttccatcgtcgtcgattggggaatcgggttcgtcatctcctggtgttgtactttcaatgccattcagcaggctggagaagtgttccctccacaaacacagtatactctggtcatcaacaactagatcacctctagGGGTCCTataggagtgtgctccggtcttgaaactttcagctagtcgccggatcttttcgtaaaattttcgagcattacccctgacggcaagcttgtcaagctcttcatactcatgtatttcggtctctttctttttttgtctacaaatgcgtctctcttccctcttcagctcttggtatctttcccatcccgcccGTGTTGCGGTCGTTCgtaacattgcgaggtaggcagtctgttttctcccCACTGCGAGAGGgaaatcctcatcataccagctgttttgttgacttttccgaaagccaatggtttcggttgcagctgtacgtaaggagtttgatatgccgttccTTATACCGacatgctgatgagtgctctcagagagcaggagtgcaagtcgagtagaaaatcgttcggctgtcggttgtgattgcagcttttcgatgttgaaccttccttgtgtttgttgacgtgtgcgcttttctacacagagtcgggtgcgtatcttagctgctacaagatagtggtccgagtcgatgttgggaccacgaagcgtacgcacatcaaaaacactggagacatgtcgtccatttATTACAACATGATctatctggttgcgagtgattcgatccggggacaaccaagtagcttgatggattttcttatgctggaatctagtactacagacgaccatatttcgggccccgacgaagtcgatcagcctcagactgtttggcgatgtttcgtcatggaggctgaattttccgactgttgtgccaataccaccctagcgttgaaatcgccaagcacaattttgacatcgtggcggggacagcgctcataggtacgttctaggcgctcatagaagttATCTTATGGCGGggacagcgctcataggtaccttctaggcgctcatagaagttatctttgatcacttcgtccttctcttccgtcggggcgtgggcgcaaaccagcgatatgttgaagaacctcgctgtGATGCGAATTGTGGCtaaacgttcatccaccggagtgaatgccaggactcgacgacggagtctctctcccaccacgaatcccacaccgaatttgcgctcctttatatggccgctgtagtagatgtcacaaggacccaccttcttccgtccttgtcccgtccatcgcattccttggattgcggtgatgtcagcctttactcttacgaggacatcaaccagctgtgcagaggcaccttcccaattaagggtccggacattccaggtgcatgcccttaattcgtagtcctttaaacgtttgcagtggtcgttaTCAAAATTGgcgtctctcatccgaggctgtttcttcCTGTTcattttatgtggtgggtcccaaaccctacgcacaaccgcataagcgagattcgccttctcactttagctcgcctccaaacggatgtctgttggctacccagaggatacttggtctaagaccggaagtcgtgagctgcttgagtcacatTCAAaagaatggcagtcagaaactttcctcacttacatgaacttctatatatgactccatcctctgtTTTTACATACTACTActgcatataatatatgtatatcatatgcACTTTCAGGACCCGAAGAAGTGATGAATCGTTAGAAATTCAACCGCTGCATGAAATCTTTAAGAAAGGCAATAAAACGACTTTGAAACGTATGTCAAACGTACGTTCTGATGAGAAGGAGGGAAATGAAGAAAAGCCGCATCAGGACAAAACACCTAGTCCAATTGGTGCAGGACTACCATTGCTCCAAAGGTTACGATTGCTCAAAGAGAAACAGGTAAAGAATATAACGACGCCTACCAAagccaattttataaaattagcaatattgttatatatatataaatttcatgtcacattgtttgtccgggattggcgcctaaacaactgaaccgattttaatgaaattttgcacacgtctgcagtttggtccaactttaAAGATAGGATATtatagtttatatttcaaattttaatcgcAATGcccatccgtctgtccattcggccaagcgataatttgaattgaaatctagatCTAGATCTTTGTGATTTTATTGTAGATAGGCAAAACCGGAcgattgcaaaaaataaaaaataaagttaagaaaaaaataagacttTTGCAGCCGACATTCACAGTACGGAAGGATATTaggatttacatatttttaggtAAGTGGACGTGGTCACAGCTCAACATCCATCTGTCTGGCCGGCCGTTTGGTCAAGCAATTATTTGATCTGGATATCCAAATATAACTTAGCTCATACTTAAATCTTGATACTATGAGGTTGGTATTCttgatggccaaaatcggacttATGCAACGGCTAAAAAATAGTATgtagttaaacaaaaaagctACAATTTAAGCTTTGAAATTCGGAACACATGATCTAGGTAAGGAAGATCATTTGTggttaattgtttgataaattggcTAGAAAAACCAAAGAGttagttttggtatatttatcgcAAACCACTAAAGCTGACGGAAAACTTTGAAAGTAGTGAAAGGAGTGGAGTCTTCTCAAGATATTATTAAATAGTTAACCATAATAgaatttaacatacatatacattatccACAGCAATGCATGGCCCGGCCACTagttgttatatgtatatgacttcGTCTTCTCcttgtatataaaatacattaattCTTCGTCTTTAACGTCTTTAAAACAATGAATTATTTGCATATTagataaatatcaaattttatgcaaatattatttttataatctcgcaacaaagttgctaaagagagtattatagttttgttcacataacggttgtttgtgtcacccagaaataaaatagttagatattgggttatgtatatcaaaatgatcaggatggcgaGTAGAGTTgtaattcggatgtctgtccgtctatccgtGCAAGCGTGaagtttagtaaaaatttatatatcttaatgaaattcggtatacatattccttggcaccctgaggaggttggtattgaaaattggCGAAGTCGGatcactaccacgcccacaaatggcgaaaaccgaaaccacatcaagtgtcataactaagacataagtaaagttataaaagtaagatttggtataaaggatcacactaagaaggggcatatttggatctaatttttttggttaagtgtggtttttttctatatatctcacaaaaccaattaagctatatgaaccaagctttctacagtcgtttcccttacgtaccctatCAAATACCattaaaatacagtggaacttccataactcgaacttttaaattggcaatagtgtttagaaatcaaatttcatacaattttccttcaacctctcatacaaaggttatgttgaaaatttctaaaagggAGTTAACTGACTatcgaaaaacgttagaaacactaaattttacaggagaaatggcagaaggaacctgcactcagatttttttgcaaaatggaaaacgggcgAGGCGTcgcacacttatgggtcaaaaaccatatctcaggaactactcgaccgattttaatgaaattcgttaCGTAATATTTCCGTATTACAAATGGCGAAATctattcacaaccacgcctactttctatataactcaatcactttataatatatagtgtaccttggtggtgaaaatgaattacatcagccctcatatactatatataatgattttcgtttttcgggagtataaaatgctccGTTGCACCCTAACTTACTCTTTCCATacttgtttacattatttttaggATCGCGAAGAGAAAGCGGCAAAGGCAATCACTCCTCAGATATCACCCCCGCATGTGCATATTGCCAACACATTATCGCCACAGGAATCAATCCAGGAAGAACTCGAGACTGAAGTAAACGAAGCCCTTCCGCTGATGCAAAGACTACAAATGCTAAAAAATAAACAGGAAACGACTACGAACAGCGACGTAAAGCCCGCAGtgagatatatttttacatatattatttacactAGCATAGTATTTCCACTACTATAGAAACGTTTTGAGACATTCATAACATTAACATTAGTTGAAATGCATATTTAAGAAGATAtccttaaatataaaatattaaattctttattattatcgGATTTAAAATTAGCCTAttggaaacataaataaaagctAGGTGTTGAATAGCTAGATCATCTGACCATATACATCCTTCGACCTTCACAGTTTGGCTTGGGAAGCAACTCTTCTCTCATAAGCGAGGTCTCAGAGTTGTGACTCTGTGGtgtttctaaaataataatcataatataataaatgtatggaaataaaacacaataacattcgaatcaaaagaatattatatacatatgcaggagtcgtatatataatattagaagTGTTATACTATCTAAATaaaatagatatatgtatttataataatcaatcataaataatgtttatataaaacatttttacacAGGTCAAACACAATCCGCCTGTTACTTTGAAGCAAAAGATACAAATGCTTAATTTTGCTGTAGCGACAAAGGCAGATCCTACGGACAACAAGTCGAAAGACGAAAAATCGACGACTGGAGATATAGGTCAACAGCAGCCCGGAAAAACACTTGATGTGCAGAAACATATTAAACGCGACCTAGGTGCAATTAATAAATCGTCAAAGGCGGTATCAGGAATGTCATTAAAACTCATAAAACCGTCCATAAACACCTCATCAGAACGCTCAGATAGTGATATGTCTATTAAGCCATGGTCAAAACTTAAGTTAGCGACGATAATATCAAcaagttataataatttagCAAAATTTTCCCCAGGAGACTCAGATACAGAAGCAAAAACATGTTCTTCAACCGAAACATCCCAAACTCCTGATCAAGGGCCTGCGGTTTTGACAGCCACTACAACATCTACAAACACTCTACATTCTGCAACTGCGAGCACTCTTAATACAAACCTGTCACAGGAAACAAAGATTTTAGAAAACATACGGAAACACACGAAATCTTCATCAGCAAATCATGCAAACGAAAGCAGAAAATCGTATCACTCTGTTTTTGATTTATCGCCGGAGTATAGCGGTTTACCATTCGTAAAACGTCTAAAAATCCTGAACGAACGTCAGAAGTTAGAAGAACTTGAAAAGGCATTACAAATTCGAAGTTTTAGCTTGGACAGTTCTAAAATAAACAGTCAACTCGCAGTGCCAGAACCGTTGTATCGTTGTTTCAGTGATGTTTCTGAAATGTACTCGCAACTTTTTACAGCTTATGAATCCAGTTCATCCAATTCGACGAATACATCATTGTCGAATAACAACAATGAAAGAAAAGACAAATATATACCACCTGCCTATTTACCTCTTAGTCCCGAGCAAAATGAAACTTCCGAACGGCAAAAGTTAAAGTGCATTTTACAGAAACTCCGTCACAGTTCAGAGGAATACAAAACTGGTGTTCAAAGTGGCAACGAAGACTCATGCGCGAAGGAAAAACCAAATAAGCGGTTGCTAAGAGAACCGACATTAGAAGGGTATGTGGCTAGACATAGTATGCTaatgaaaagtataacgatCAAATCAACTCTTTCTAGTCCACCCAACAGCGCTCACAGAACTATTCAAGATGAACAGTATAAAACCTTACGAACGGCTAGTGAAGACGAAGACAAAGACGTAAAGATTTCTCGCGCGCCCATAATTTCCGCTTTTGGTACCAATAAATACTCCGAAAATCCATCGTTAAGTGGCGCTCATTTTAAAGCCATCTCAAAACGACGAAATACACTTCaacttaataataatatgatGCAATATACTCCGAGCCCATCTCATTCGAATCAACGCACAACAAAACGATTGACAACAACGATTGGGGACTCGATAAGAACAGGAGGTACAATTCTTTTTTATCTCaactttttattcaataaataattaaatctaTGTCATTCTCTATCTATGACGAATCTCTTTGGGAGAATTtgaattgcaatttatttaagaaattagttaaataggctaatttgaaatttgattttcttcTGTTACAGAAATACTCAACATAGAAGAGAATTTCAATCGTGTATGGAGTGAAATTAATAATGTAATTAAAGATCACATTacagaaatgcatttaaaattcGAATTACAATTTTCGGTGATGGCCCGAGAAGTACGGAAACGCGATGAAATTATTGCAAATCTACAGtcgaaaattagaaatataGAATTGAAAACATCCTCGCCACGAAGAAAAACTGATCTTAACAAATTATGGGTGGATGCAGATCTAAAGTCAGAGGACCACGCCAGCTCTAGTTCATCAGCAGAACTACTCTTTAtggtattaatattattattatagaaattataaaaaaaaaaacaaattttaattgcagCGAGGAGACTCATTGGATACTGTTTTTATGTCATCTCCACCACAAGTTCAACGGCACAGTTCGTCAccgatatttaataatttttacaaagaCTCTTCTGGATACATTTCTTCACGgagtttgtataaaaataaatcggaAGAGAATATCACAAGGGGCAAGCAAGAAAAGAGAAATTATGTTGTTTCTGTGTCAGATCTCACCGGGAATTTAGACAGACAAGATAGTGTTGTTCTTGATATTGGCGACAGTTCGAGTTCGAGTTCTTCTTCTAGCAAATTAAATATCAAGTATGAAGATATAGAGCAAAAAAATGTGGAAGACAATGTATTCGCACATGTGCATCACAACGATTGGGAGGTAAAAATGCTTGCTGCGGAAATGGCTAAACAAGAAAGAAAACGTGCGAATTCCACTGACTTCAAGAGTAGTAATTCAATTTTAAGAAGACGTCGAAAATTTAGTGAAACTGAAACAGACATTAGTGAAACCGATCCCGAAGTTGAATCCTTCTCTCTATCCAGACCTAGAGCTTCAAGTTTAgatcaatttaatttaagataTGGTACCGGAAAAgacatttttaaagcaattaGTATCGATCgtgataaaaataaactttgagaTTTGCCAATATATTATCTAGGATTacattatacacacatatattaacaaaaacaaaatgaatgaaCATGTTGATgcttataaaaaaacaaagatgtcttATAGCGCATAAGTTCGATAACGCGTAGAAGATGCTTTATAGTTTGCATATTCTGGTGAGAATATGTGAaagaattgttgttttttttttgctgaatattgaaaatgttttggattattttttttttacttgaaatGTAAGGcaaaatatctttatatatgtatacaaatcttctgtacgtgtgtatgtCATTGATCAcctcctaaacggctggaccgattttaatgaaattttttgtgtgtcttCATGTGGATTCGAGAATGGTTTGTAACCACCATTCGGTCCAATTTAAATAGTGCATACAActtctatattttatacataatataGAGTGGCCGAAAAAATACTACATACACCCTCTGTTTTCATTGGTGTGAAAGTTCAAATGCTTTTTGGTAAAATCTGTTGATAcagttaattttctatttttttctattttctatttttctaatGCCTAAAAAATtccattatttcaaattaattaacaatattatGAAAGAAAAACTCTGAAAATCCGTTGACAGAAGTTTACATACATTACAAAAATAACTGATTTTAGTGCGAAAATTGTACTAACTTCATGATATTAATTGTTTTAGTACTGTCCTTCTACTctaggtaattttttttaatctcaccaattcattttttcttttccatattttaacaaaaaatgtcttATGTCAACTAAAATAGCTTTTCGCATAGGAATATAGGCTATTTAAGTGtcaaacaacaattaaattcaata
This genomic interval carries:
- the LOC105215046 gene encoding uncharacterized protein LOC105215046 isoform X2, which encodes MKLSVSAYRAHASAHKKILSSGYHSQLNYGSTGAAISSSAVLQMTDPAEHAMSFKDRHGIECNSDTDIVSPSGTSSSGQERTGTIRKTQLRGSDNDNDSNTHYSDIKSPVSKKTDISEKPSDLDADWNRSNQRWMKLRTTVQISSAIQKKPPLKREDSFLKRFSTRQIPETQETVEDTGSESAFGESNKSTKRRRRFLQKRRSVVNPDENFYFYWLMILTVSVLYNLWALIVRQSFPELQQAVPIFWFVCDALTDIVFVFDIIVQLRTGYLEQGLMVYDDKKLALHYIHSRDFVLDMVSLIPLDLIQLKIGANPLLRFSRFFKVYRCVKFYYIVESRTVWPNLWRVINLIHILLILAHWFGCFYYLLSEAEGFQGDWVYPYRPGDYATLTRKYLGSLYWSTLTLTTIGDLPTPETNAEYIFTIVSYLIGVFIFATIVGQVGNVITNRNANRLEFERLLDGAKTYMRHHKVPGGMKRRVLRWYDYSWSRGRIQGGGDINTALGLLPDKLKTELALHVNLSVLKKVTIFQECQPEFLHDLVLKMKAYIFTPGDSICRKGEVAREMFIIADGILEVLSETGKVLTTMKAGDFFGEIGILNLDGLNKRTADVRSVGYSELFSLSREDVLAAMKDYPEAQEILQTLGRKRLMEVRCVNKKYAKTQNNNEQSDHPRVYSNINRSDSSENSASKKIVYKLRNDVKGIRSMLKKTRTRRSDESLEIQPLHEIFKKGNKTTLKRMSNVRSDEKEGNEEKPHQDKTPSPIGAGLPLLQRLRLLKEKQDREEKAAKAITPQISPPHVHIANTLSPQESIQEELETEVNEALPLMQRLQMLKNKQETTTNSDVKPAVKHNPPVTLKQKIQMLNFAVATKADPTDNKSKDEKSTTGDIGQQQPGKTLDVQKHIKRDLGAINKSSKAVSGMSLKLIKPSINTSSERSDSDMSIKPWSKLKLATIISTSYNNLAKFSPGDSDTEAKTCSSTETSQTPDQGPAVLTATTTSTNTLHSATASTLNTNLSQETKILENIRKHTKSSSANHANESRKSYHSVFDLSPEYSGLPFVKRLKILNERQKLEELEKALQIRSFSLDSSKINSQLAVPEPLYRCFSDVSEMYSQLFTAYESSSSNSTNTSLSNNNNERKDKYIPPAYLPLSPEQNETSERQKLKCILQKLRHSSEEYKTGVQSGNEDSCAKEKPNKRLLREPTLEGPPNSAHRTIQDEQYKTLRTASEDEDKDVKISRAPIISAFGTNKYSENPSLSGAHFKAISKRRNTLQLNNNMMQYTPSPSHSNQRTTKRLTTTIGDSIRTGEILNIEENFNRVWSEINNVIKDHITEMHLKFELQFSVMAREVRKRDEIIANLQSKIRNIELKTSSPRRKTDLNKLWVDADLKSEDHASSSSSAELLFMRGDSLDTVFMSSPPQVQRHSSSPIFNNFYKDSSGYISSRSLYKNKSEENITRGKQEKRNYVVSVSDLTGNLDRQDSVVLDIGDSSSSSSSSSKLNIKYEDIEQKNVEDNVFAHVHHNDWEVKMLAAEMAKQERKRANSTDFKSSNSILRRRRKFSETETDISETDPEVESFSLSRPRASSLDQFNLRYGTGKDIFKAISIDRDKNKL